One stretch of Penaeus vannamei isolate JL-2024 chromosome 7, ASM4276789v1, whole genome shotgun sequence DNA includes these proteins:
- the LOC138862103 gene encoding octapeptide-repeat protein T2-like — MSGRQGAVENGREQQGDDKERTRNGREQQGDDKERERTADRDKERQRTAGNNRGTIRDGRERRTATRNGRERQGTADHDRGTTETGRERQRTTGGRQGTAGNNRRTRNGREQRTTTRGRQGTAENGRENRERQPTEALHLEKGQGK, encoded by the exons ATGAGTGGGCGGCAGGGAGCGGTAGAGAACGGCAGGGAACAACagggggacgacaaggaacg GACAAGGAACGGCAGGGAACAACagggggacgacaaggaacggGAGAGAACGGCGGACCGCGACAAGGAACGGCAGAGAACGGCAGGGAACAACAGAGGGACGATAAGGGACGGTAGAGAACGGCGGACCGCGACAAGGAACGGCAGAGAACGGCAGGGAACAGCAGACCACGACAGGGGGACGACAGAGACCGGTAGAGAACGGCAGAGAACAACagggggacgacaaggaacggCAGGGAACAACAGGAGAACAAGGAACGGTAGAGAACAGCGGACCACGACAAGGGGCCGACAAGGAACGGCAGAGAACGGCAGGGAAAACAGGGAACGCCAGCCAACGGAGGCCTTACATCTCGAAAAGGGTCAAGGGAAATGA